The Amblyomma americanum isolate KBUSLIRL-KWMA chromosome 2, ASM5285725v1, whole genome shotgun sequence genome contains the following window.
GAAGCGCAAACAGCAACAGTTGTTGCAGCACTTGCAGAAGTTGCTGAGGAACCCGGACGAAGATGTCCAGGCCACGTGCGAGGTTCTAGACTATTTCATGAGGCGCCTCAGTTCACAGCAGCAGAGTGCCCGTACACTTGCAACCAAAGGACTCATGGTTGTCCTCAGTCAGAAGCCCCTAAGTGCAGAGGGCCTGCAAGATTCTGATCCAAACAGTCACGAATGGCTTCTGAAGGAAATTCCCTCGCTTCCTCACTTCAACGTTGTGCGCCAGGACATCAGTGCAACTCTGCGGCAGGCATGTCAAGTTGAGAATGATCCTTTTGCCGTTACAGCTTACGTAAAATTCCTTGCAACCTTTACACCTGAAGATGGACTCTCCGAGCTCTCACTTGACATCACTCAACTCATTATTGACAGGCCAACAATTGTAAACTGCATTCTCCTGCAGGACTCCGTTGGCTTTGATTACAGCCAACTTTTCCACTGCTCACTGCTCGACATATTTACGCGATATCTCCAGAATGCACGGAAGCCTTCTAAAGATGTCTTTTGGTATGAATGTCAAGATCACATAACATTGCAGTGGGCGTCTGGTGAGACTGCAACCATGTACATACTAGTTGTCCATTCCATGATCATTTTGCTCACGTATGGTCCCCCTCAGAGCGATCCTGAAATGTTCAACGCACTTTTGGAGACGTGGTTTCCAGAGGGAGGAGACCCACCCCAAGCTTTCCTCGTGGACACATCTGAAGAGGCTCTCCTCTTGCCGGATTGGCTGAAGCTTCGCATGATCAGGTCGTCAGTGGACGTTCTTGTCGATGCTGCATTGAAAGACTTGGAGCCGAACCAGCTTGTACTTTTCATTCAGTCCTTTGGTATTCCAGTTCCCAGTATGAGCAAGCTGCTTTGCTGCTTGGACAGAGCTGTGGAGTATGATGAGGCTGCTGTTGTCCAGGCAGTTGTTGACAAGGCATACATGTCGCAGCTTGTTGAAGTGCAACATCAGAGGGGAGCGATTGGGGGCGAATTGTTTTATCGGCTTCTGGGCGAGAGTGACGTCACTGACTCAGCTGCCGAGATGGACGACATTGAACCAGTGCCAACTTCGGTTATTCAGCATGCCCCACCACGACCAACAGAGGTGTCTCGTCTAGACTCGGTCCCAATAGCTGTTGTTCAGTTGTTTGGTTTAGACCCCATAAAAGGAAAGCTGGGAAGCAAGCAAGAGCAGGAACTATTTAGGGGTCTGCAAAAGGCGTTTTCACACGATGTGCTCAGAAAGTGCCTCTTTGGTGGTGCTTTGGCAGAGTTTATACACACATGCGAGCACCTCCTTGAGAGTGAGAAGCAAGAGGAGTTTGTAAATGCATTGTTTGTAAAGTCATTCATAACGTGTTCTCTCTTCAGACTTGCCATTGCAGCTCAGCAGAGAGGAGCCTCAAACTCGCCGCTTACTTTCAAGTTCCACTGGGTTTGCTCTAAGATCTTGGAGCTGAGCAAAGTCCAGTCACCCCTTACAGCAATCTTGACTCAGTACTGTATGTCACATTCATCTTCGAGGAACAAGGATCAGGCACCAAGAAGGCTAGCGTCTGGTGATGCGAAATCTGCCAACATTGTAGAAGCTCTGACATCTGTGGCACGAAACGAGTCTAAGCGTTTCGAGGAGGCACTCTGTGTGCTTGTACAAAGGGCTATCAAAATGGGCGACAGTCAGCAGCTGATTCATGCACTCTCGAAAATTCTTTGTGAAAACATGTTTGAGTCTGAGAAGGTGACCACTAGCTTTGTCATTGTAGACTGGCTGGAGCACTTGGAGCCGGAATGTATTTTCTCTTGTCCGGAGCTGCAGCACCAATTGCTTTTTCACAACAGTACGAAAAATGAGCTTCTAAGAACGACATTTCGACCATACCTGCTGGCTCTGCTCATCCACAGGGCTCACTGGACGACATTGCATGCAGCCATCAATGAGATTCTTTCTCAGGCATCCACAAAGAAGTATGATCCTTCTGCTGTGCTAGACTTCCTTCAGGCTTGCATGTTCATACCAAAGATATGGCAAGGCCGGGACAAGAAGATTCCTAAGCATTACACGCCTGAGAAAGTGTTGATCTTTAGCCCTGATCAGGCTTGTGCAATGGCAGACTATATCATCAATGAACACATTTCAGCGAGCACAGCTTCAGAGGGTCAGTCAGCTCCCCAGGAGGAAAGCAGAATTAAGATTTCTACACGTTTGCCATTGCTGGAGCAAAGCTGTGCTGACAAGACTCTGATCTCGGCTGTCGTGTCTCACCTGACAGCCATTGTCCAGAATGAACCTGATCGTCGTGCAGCTGCAAAAGAGATGCTCACGCAGCTATACCTGTGCATTCCCAGCATTGTGTTCACTTTGGATGCAATAGCCGAAATGTTGAAGGACATAGGACCGCAGACATCTGGTCAGACAAAGGTGGACACCCTCTCACACACGCTTTTGCTGGCGCTGTCCATTGCTGACTATGACAAGCAGTCTTACTACAAGCTGTCAGACCTCCATATTGCTACTAGGAAACTTGCAGCAACTCATCCAGAGCTAATGCTTCGTCAACTCCCTATGATGGCCAGCCTTCTCCACAGTCGTTCAGGTATGGGCACGTTAGTCTTTGGTACACGAAATCATGCATCATTTTTTGTGCACATGTTGGGAACGCTGGAGTTGCTTGTTCCACACCTCTTTCTTGACATTCGAGTGTCTGCACTAAATgacatactggacgtttatgtgGATGCCTTTCAGTGTCATATCCAATATATGCGTAATCATGAAAGAGAGCGGATTATGGGCTTGCTGAACAGGTTCTTGCTTCTGGTTCATCAGTATGTCTACCACAATCCATCTGCAGCTAGGCAGTGGGTTCAGAAGCACCACGGTGCAATGCAAGATGTTGCAGGTGTCTTCCCAGACCTGCTGAGCCTGAAGACTCTTTTGGCTGGCACTTGTATTCTTCGACTGCATCCCGAAGGAAACGAAAATGCTCCAGAAAGCATCGGTTCAGAACCTGGCCCTTCTACAAGGAGCTCGGTTGTGCGTCCAGTGTCACAACCGCTGGGATTTGGCAAAGGTGGCAGTAGCCGGGATCTCAGGAGCCTGCTTGACAAAGATACTGTTGACCCAGAAGAGATTCTTTCGGCATTGAAGGACCTGGACATAGTTTCATCGAGGAAGCCCGAAGTTCTAGAAGCTTATCAAGACGAGCTACAGTGCGTTGTGCTGACTAGCACAAACATATCGTGTTGCAGCTTGGCATTCAGGCTGCTGCTTCAGAGCATCAAGAATAATCCAAAGACTGCAGGACAATTCATTTCGGGCTACTTGCAGTGTCTTGCAAGTGATCGTAGGGATTTGGTGTTGCTTGTGCTCGATCACCTTCCAGAATTTGTGGTGCTCGCCCAGGAGCACGGCAGCATGCTTTTGCAAAAGGCATTTCAAGTTGGAATCAGCACCAATGTAAACAGCGCTGTGCCCATCACAGACACGTTGCTGCTTCTGAACATGCAGTACGGAAACTGATCATCCTTCCATTAGTGTTAATTTGTGATAGTTGTTTGAGTGTTGCCTGTTTATGGTGAGCATACATGCTGCTTTGTGTATCTTGTTTCAAGATAAACTGCTCAATCCCTATTATTTGCTTGAATAATGATTTTTCATAAATTACTGGGTTGCATTTGTCAGTTTTGTAAATTTTtcacatgctgcttttttctgaaaTGTCATCAAAAAAAGAGTAAAGAAAGGACATAAATGGTGTGGGGTGAAACTGCTTGTTTTACAGTTGACCCCTCATTGCAGGCAATCTCATGCTTGTGCACTCTTTGGTGGTCATGGTATGAGCCCCAACAGACTCATTGAATGATTCCATTACTAGTTACGTTATTAAGGGTAACCATTGGAGCAACAGGCCATGCACACCTTGGACTAGCAGCGCACATTGAACTGACCCGGCTTCTAGTGCAGCTGCATTATGAGGCAGGCAAAAGAAAGCCCATAAATTGCCAGCTGCACGAGAATCAAGACAAAGGCACGCTGTTGTGACTATTCATGTTACTCTTTCTCCCTACAAGGTTTCAAGCGTAAAAGGCACACCTTGTCTGCAGGAGCAATCTTTGGTGTTACGTCTAGTACAGCAGCCAAATAATTTTGCCTTGCTCACATGTAGATAGAGTGCATGATGGCTGGTTCATGCAAGACAAGGTACAGTGAACTGGGGGCAGTGTTATCATCTGTACTATTTCTCTTTACGgaatttttcactaaaaatggTCTGTCCCCATTTTTGCTGACAAAAATTCTGGGGACACAAGCTacgccttaagggcatgatgaGATAGCGTAGCTGGGTCCCTTCAATGGCCTGGGGACCTCTTTGCCAACGCggtactttatttttatttaccacaaGGTAGAATGAACATACCTCAGTGGTCGAGGGGTAGCGCTCTTCGCTCGCGAGCCAAAGGCACGACCACTTTTATTttcagcgcagttttttttttcttcagaggcACTACATAATGGTGGTGGAATGTCATCATGATGCTGTAGACCCATGAGCAATTGAGTAGTGGCATCATCATTATTGTACTAGTGAGGTGTTTTGAATTCCCCGCGCGAGTTCATTTGGTGGTGACGTCACGACCCCCTCAACCAATCCCGATGTTCCCTACACGCCAGCTACGGCGCTGTGTTCTCCACTGAACCTGGCCCTGAACGCTATCGCGCTTAAATGTTAAATGTGTTATGGAGTTAAGAGCACCCCCTTAAGGAGTTGCCCATAAATTCGCGCCTGTAAGCGTGCATATCTCGCTTCAGTAATATATTCGCCCGGTCACGAAGCAAAAAGCTCGATTATGCTGCATCGGCACATACGGTGCAAAATAGCTGAAATTACGAATATCATGCACTGGCACGTGGGATTTTCGCTTTAATGACGGTTTTATTCGTCATTTAGGCTTCTCTTTTTCGggtgtgttttgaatttctgcagCTAGTGAGTCGTGCTGCCGCAGCTTGAACGTTGTCCAGCTGGACCTGCTTTTTGGAAGCGAGGGCGTGCGGTTAAATGTTTGTTGGCCAGCAGTTTTCCCTCGCAAGCTCCTTGACTCCCACCCACACTTGAACTGGCTAGCTTTTGGCACCCTATGGCATAGAACGGAACTTTCACTTTCGCTCGGGTGGCTTGGTGGTACGCACACCACTGCTTGAATTTGTTGAGAGTTTGTATGACAAACGTTGTGCGCTTGTGCATGCGTCAAGGCTAGTAGTAATCGCCATCCCTTTGTCTTTGTTCTTTTATCAGAATTGTATAAAACAGGTGTGTGCGCATGTTTGAAATTTTTAGATAGCAAATCAAATATCCTCCTATATGATTCGTCAAACGTATTTGGTAGTTAACAtgttaataataaataattggttcttggggaaaggaaatggcgcagtatctgtctcgtatatcgttgggcacctgaaccgtgccgtaagggaagggagtgaaggaagaaatgtgccgtagtggagggctccggaataatttcgaccacctggggatttttaacgtgcgctaacatcgcacagcacacggacgccttagcgtttttcctccgtaaaaacgcagccgccgcggtcgggttcgaacccgggaactccggatcagtagccgagcgctctaaccactgagtcaccgcggcgggtagttaaCATGTTCAAAAATATTCAAAAGTTTCCGAATAATTTTCAAATAATCGGCACTAAATTCTGATCAGGCACGCCGTATAGTTTCCTTTTGCGACTCTCACAGCAGGGCCCATTACAACGTTGCACAGCTTACCGCAGTCCGTGCAGCACAACTGTTAGCACCACAACTCTGCACATTCAAACTGGGAAGTTGTTCATACCATGGTTCATGCGTACTACTCGGCCTCTAGGTTTCCGTGATGCGTGTTCAGCAGACCTTCCTTCGATGCCCGAACGCTGAGGTCACGTGCGTATAGTTACCATATGTACTATTTTATgtactacgtttttttttttcactagtgcagtagtagtagtggtttattaaaataataataaaaaggaaggataagatttttgctagccccggcgtctgccatcaatactgaagcacttaagctggggcagcggaaataaaggatagcaggcagaatggagaaatgaaatgaaaggtgaggggacaggaaaagaggatatggggagaggtaatatacacaaactattcaGAGAAGAacaaatgtgtacaggttgcgcgcgtgattagttcatgacaCCTTAGACTGAAatagtaacaataataattggttttttggggggaaaggaaatggcgcagtatctgtcccgtatatcgttggacacctgaaccgcgccgtaagggaagggataagggagggagtgaaagaagaaaggtagaaagaggtgccgtagtggagggctccggaataatttcgaccgcctggggatctttaacgtgcactggcatcgcacagcacacgggcgccttagcgttttgcctccataaacacacagccgccgcggtcgggtttgaaccccgaCCTGAAAACaacaaattggttttaaggaaggaAGACGCCGTAACTGTCTCGCTACTCggcggaaaaaaaatgaaaattggtttttgaggaaaggaaatgcgcagtagtATAGTTGTTTCCCATCTCGGTgggcatctgaaccgcgccgtaatttaAGAGTTGCACGAAATGCGAGGCTTGTGGCACGTGCAGGGGATGGTCACGGGTAAGTACGTGCCCCACTCCTAAGACTAGCGCGATGTACGTGATCGCTGAACGGGGCTGCGCGTCGTCGTGGAAGGTGCTCCATAAGCAGTTCTCGCTGTAAAATAATAAGCATACGTGCCGATTCTTCTACGTACAGATTTCGACCGTTTCGGTCCCACGTGCCTAAGATCGATGCTTAGCCGTAATACCAAATTCCAGGAGTTCTAGTTAATTCGATAGGCATCCGGTGCCGTAAACCCGAAGCCCTGTATGCAAGCCAGCATGGCGAATGCGTGGTCGGTACCTCTGTTAGTAGTGAGCATGGAGCTGTGGCTAAACCTCCCCACTCTTATCGTATATCGTGTTGTAAACATGACGCACACGGCGAATTTCAGAAACACGTGCGTAAATATTGATTCGCTGTGCAAAAAAATTAAGTCTATCGCGTCGGCGGGAGATGTAAGCACGAAATGCTCGGCAAGAAAGGCGTAGCACATTCTAGCACGGTCCACGGATGGTGCTGCTTCCATCAGCCACTTTGCTTCTGTGAGCCGCAGCGCGCTCTGCTACCTTCGCCGGTAGGGTGTCCCAATGAAGCGCTCAGTTCAAAGGAAGCAATAAAAGCAACCGGCTCCGTCGTCCCATGGAGCGCCATGACGACGCGTTCGTGCAACGCGACCACATTGTAGTGCGTGCTCATCCCGTAAGCGGCGCTGGTCACGCGAGTTGCTTAAGTAACGCTCCGTTCAGCCATTTCTATCTTTGTAATAAGCATTCGTTCAACCTCTCGCTGCATTCATAATGTCCAACCTGCTCACTCTTCAGTGGCACAcgacggtggctcaatggttagagcgctctGTTGCTGATCCTGAGCACCCGCCTggacgtgtttcgatggaggcgaagagAAAAAGGCGCATATATATGTGCTATGCGATCTTGTCAGCGCACGGCAGGATCTCTAGGGCGTCGAAATTAAcccgcagccctctactacggcacctcttcattgtTTCACTcccaccgaaatgcggccgcgaaaagcgtccgtgtgctgtcAGGTgatcgaatttattccggagcactccactacggttCCTTTCTCTCTTGCACTTctaccttaataataataattggttttttggggaaaggaaatggcgcagtatctgtctcatatatctttggacacctgaaccgcgccgtaagggaagggataaaggagggagtgaaagaagaaaggaagaataggtgccgtagtggagggctccggaataatttcgaccacctggggatctttaacgtgcactgacatcgtacagcacacgggcgccttagcgtt
Protein-coding sequences here:
- the IntS1 gene encoding integrator complex subunit 1 — its product is MEREKGKGSQKRGPNKVKALFPSGDFIALGSKQRSTPDVPEPKPPVKQATLSSASSSSERKRPEAGGGPSLVQSKKPKLAAAAPSSLARLGPGGSQIKRETPSSKSDQWDVIAVEVDPTDFLSRVLKAEDVGDDEKVESLMCGAAKTLKNTRPKPDPMLYLTLMFLAKTRPRIFDSEGSVEAFTSLLKRDVTVNFKTKGNNLISVLACNLLLAAFQDNVSWPDQFVKVFVEDSLGDRVWVDHDECKNYVDNVLTAFNTRLPPKSMLAPDLLFKPDACPSPPAQAVDDDDSLSSLHLDLKESPENVAVVPRFAGSKGSIEHYILEVIHEQLNRRQPMDISKNLLRLLVCACGISEVRSLVAHRLETWLQNPKLTRPAQDLLLTVCMNCNQHNKHDVEVIGCLIRIRLKTKPVVNHFMQCMKELLGQHADNLCTVLKHCIYNELSNSRNPNNMQLISVIFQHSPEKAARNLAEVFQDLLINRDDYLRCLRALFREIIRSLRYDLNFTTFCLGLMQERKETQFQELDQPLRERLFVSITDLIVKAIFMAITPAVREAATALFRGEKKDISPLRNYQMQVATIQRDTVWWLHTVVPKMFKPARNEFLHCLHKAFFLEQLEHYCKDNWPPESDRLLMIRLASDVPALEDTLIRILIIGMSKEHPLSPSDAMELVDQLIRRAAAIYKEDSHPVLVVERTELIEIIFHLCAYHHPENITLPAGYTPPNLAIADYYWKAWIMLLIVVAHNPSTFGEMAFASHPTLQSMVEMCITNHFVFPPPTLAVGEKADEIKAREMQIAQVEKQKILEFETHLAAASTKVTITESNSLLMSKLVMMDPQGVTRRPPPQVLEQLKALNETLKLGHLLCRSRKPDFLLGIIQRQGTSHMPWLAELVESNEGSFDLLPVQCLCEFLLTDALECSQGAAELEDEKPEKGKVKPPQSKKRKQQQLLQHLQKLLRNPDEDVQATCEVLDYFMRRLSSQQQSARTLATKGLMVVLSQKPLSAEGLQDSDPNSHEWLLKEIPSLPHFNVVRQDISATLRQACQVENDPFAVTAYVKFLATFTPEDGLSELSLDITQLIIDRPTIVNCILLQDSVGFDYSQLFHCSLLDIFTRYLQNARKPSKDVFWYECQDHITLQWASGETATMYILVVHSMIILLTYGPPQSDPEMFNALLETWFPEGGDPPQAFLVDTSEEALLLPDWLKLRMIRSSVDVLVDAALKDLEPNQLVLFIQSFGIPVPSMSKLLCCLDRAVEYDEAAVVQAVVDKAYMSQLVEVQHQRGAIGGELFYRLLGESDVTDSAAEMDDIEPVPTSVIQHAPPRPTEVSRLDSVPIAVVQLFGLDPIKGKLGSKQEQELFRGLQKAFSHDVLRKCLFGGALAEFIHTCEHLLESEKQEEFVNALFVKSFITCSLFRLAIAAQQRGASNSPLTFKFHWVCSKILELSKVQSPLTAILTQYCMSHSSSRNKDQAPRRLASGDAKSANIVEALTSVARNESKRFEEALCVLVQRAIKMGDSQQLIHALSKILCENMFESEKVTTSFVIVDWLEHLEPECIFSCPELQHQLLFHNSTKNELLRTTFRPYLLALLIHRAHWTTLHAAINEILSQASTKKYDPSAVLDFLQACMFIPKIWQGRDKKIPKHYTPEKVLIFSPDQACAMADYIINEHISASTASEGQSAPQEESRIKISTRLPLLEQSCADKTLISAVVSHLTAIVQNEPDRRAAAKEMLTQLYLCIPSIVFTLDAIAEMLKDIGPQTSGQTKVDTLSHTLLLALSIADYDKQSYYKLSDLHIATRKLAATHPELMLRQLPMMASLLHSRSGMGTLVFGTRNHASFFVHMLGTLELLVPHLFLDIRVSALNDILDVYVDAFQCHIQYMRNHERERIMGLLNRFLLLVHQYVYHNPSAARQWVQKHHGAMQDVAGVFPDLLSLKTLLAGTCILRLHPEGNENAPESIGSEPGPSTRSSVVRPVSQPLGFGKGGSSRDLRSLLDKDTVDPEEILSALKDLDIVSSRKPEVLEAYQDELQCVVLTSTNISCCSLAFRLLLQSIKNNPKTAGQFISGYLQCLASDRRDLVLLVLDHLPEFVVLAQEHGSMLLQKAFQVGISTNVNSAVPITDTLLLLNMQYGN